GCTCAGGTTGCTGAGCTTGAACGTTCCGGCGGTGGTCGCCCACGCCTTCTGCTCCACGTTCGTCAGCTTCGCCGTCTTGGCGCGCTGCGAGAAGCCGTACGGGTTGGCCTGGGTGCCCGGCTGAATGCCCGGGTCCTTCAGGGAGCCCGCGGCCACACCGATGTCGATGTTGCCGAACTCGGCGTCCGCCTTCAGCGAGGAGACATCCAGGTAGATGTCCTTCGCGTAGACCGGCTTGGCCGGGTCCGTACCGGCGCGCAGCTCCAGCGAGACGTTGCCGATGAACGGAACGTCCGGGGTCACCACGGACTGGCACATGTTGGAGATCCAGGCCTCGGAGAAGCCCGAGACACCGACCGGCTCAGCGAACGGCTGACCCTTGAGGTCCTTGCCGCTCGCCACGCTGCCGTACTGGACGAAGTCCTTGCCGACAAGGCTGTCGGCCTTCACCTTGAACTCCTGGCCGGAGATGCTGAAGGACGCGGCGAGCGCGCCCTGAGCCAGGCCGACACCGATCGCGGCCGTCGCGGCCACGCTCGGCACCATGACGACGGCGAACCGCTTCCATCTGGTCCCGCCACGAACCTGGGACTTCATGAGAATTCCTCCTTCTCGGACGTACATCTCCGGATGGGCCAAGGCCCGTCCTGGGATGGGAGAAGTG
This sequence is a window from Streptomyces sp. HUAS YS2. Protein-coding genes within it:
- a CDS encoding DUF6230 family protein translates to MKSQVRGGTRWKRFAVVMVPSVAATAAIGVGLAQGALAASFSISGQEFKVKADSLVGKDFVQYGSVASGKDLKGQPFAEPVGVSGFSEAWISNMCQSVVTPDVPFIGNVSLELRAGTDPAKPVYAKDIYLDVSSLKADAEFGNIDIGVAAGSLKDPGIQPGTQANPYGFSQRAKTAKLTNVEQKAWATTAGTFKLSNLSLKLHKGTKECFTE